Proteins co-encoded in one Flavobacterium fluviale genomic window:
- the ruvB gene encoding Holliday junction branch migration DNA helicase RuvB produces the protein MNENLDPTTKGYNSEELDLEKRLRPLSFDDFAGQDQVLENLKVFVAAANQRGEALDHALFHGPPGLGKTTLANILANELEVGIKITSGPVLDKPGDLAGLLTNLDERDVLFIDEIHRLSPVVEEYLYSAMEDFKIDIMIESGPNARTVQINLNPFTLIGATTRSGLLTAPMRARFGISSRLQYYTTELLTTIVERSASILKMPIALDAAIEIAGRSRGTPRIANALLRRVRDFAQIKGNGTIDLEIARYALKALNVDAHGLDEMDNKILLTIINKFKGGPVGLSTLATAVSESSETIEEVYEPFLIQEGFIMRTPRGREVTDKAYKHLGKINTNIQGGLF, from the coding sequence ATGAATGAAAATCTTGATCCTACTACTAAAGGATATAACTCAGAAGAATTAGATCTCGAAAAAAGATTGCGTCCCTTGTCATTTGATGATTTTGCAGGACAAGATCAAGTTTTGGAAAATTTGAAAGTATTTGTTGCCGCGGCAAATCAAAGAGGTGAAGCTCTTGATCATGCTTTATTTCATGGACCTCCAGGTTTGGGAAAAACAACACTCGCAAATATTCTTGCCAATGAATTGGAAGTTGGTATTAAAATTACTTCTGGACCTGTTTTAGATAAACCTGGTGATTTAGCTGGTCTATTGACAAATCTAGATGAAAGAGATGTATTGTTTATAGATGAGATTCATCGTCTTAGTCCAGTTGTTGAAGAATATTTATATTCTGCAATGGAAGATTTTAAGATTGATATCATGATTGAATCAGGCCCTAATGCGAGAACTGTTCAGATCAACTTAAATCCTTTTACATTGATTGGGGCTACAACAAGATCAGGTCTGCTGACTGCTCCTATGCGTGCTCGTTTCGGGATTTCTTCACGTTTACAATATTATACTACAGAACTTTTAACGACAATTGTTGAAAGAAGTGCTTCTATACTAAAAATGCCAATTGCTCTTGATGCTGCGATTGAGATAGCTGGCCGAAGCAGGGGAACTCCTCGTATAGCAAATGCCTTATTGAGAAGGGTTCGTGATTTTGCACAAATAAAAGGTAACGGTACGATAGATTTAGAAATAGCTCGTTATGCTTTAAAGGCATTGAACGTAGATGCCCACGGTCTTGATGAAATGGATAATAAGATTTTGCTAACTATCATCAATAAATTTAAAGGTGGACCAGTGGGACTTTCTACTTTAGCAACTGCGGTTAGTGAAAGCAGTGAAACTATAGAGGAAGTTTATGAACCGTTCTTGATTCAAGAAGGATTTATTATGCGTACACCTCGTGGTAGAGAAGTTACGGATAAAGCCTATAAACATTTAGGGAAGATCAACACAAACATTCAAGGCGGATTGTTTTAA
- a CDS encoding cytochrome P450 — protein MSISKRYNYPPKLSILRFFLDAEGVRRNPIPYHEKYFNNFGDSFSIKIGSSRHIILSRDNEVAQYILQKNQKNYHKSKFQSVYLSKYLGNGLLTVDGDFWLKQRRLIQPAFHKQKMNQLVENMRLTIISELDGLTENQKIDLFPVMSEVAFNVVAKSLFNFSIPEEKLNRIKYIIEEVQNFLIKEIRLPHKAWWFSITGQVKKHLELAEENNKIIQEIIEERVNSKSEINDLLNMLLETRYEDTGEGMSVKQLIDEIKILFIAGHETTANALTFTLHLLGNSPDVQEKVFEEITKIELETYDVVEQLQKMTYTNAVLNESMRLYPPAWITDRQNVEDDTLAGFNIKKGTLIGVSFYELHRNPKYWENPNVFNPDRFLGEQKKQSMQYFYPFGAGPRMCIGAGFAIYEMCLAISYIVKKYKIISAGNAVNFNPLITLKPVGIEVTFSKR, from the coding sequence ATGTCTATTAGTAAAAGATACAATTATCCGCCAAAACTTTCTATTCTAAGATTTTTTTTGGATGCTGAAGGAGTTCGAAGAAATCCTATACCGTATCATGAAAAATACTTTAATAATTTTGGCGATTCTTTTTCTATAAAAATTGGAAGTTCCCGACATATTATTTTATCAAGAGATAATGAAGTAGCACAATATATATTACAGAAAAATCAAAAAAACTATCATAAGTCTAAATTTCAATCTGTTTATCTTTCAAAGTATTTGGGTAACGGACTTCTGACTGTTGATGGTGATTTTTGGCTGAAACAAAGGAGACTTATTCAGCCTGCTTTTCATAAACAAAAAATGAATCAGCTGGTTGAAAATATGAGATTGACAATTATCTCAGAGTTGGATGGATTAACTGAGAATCAAAAAATTGATCTTTTTCCTGTAATGAGTGAGGTGGCATTTAATGTTGTAGCGAAATCATTATTTAATTTTTCTATACCTGAAGAAAAATTAAATCGTATAAAATATATTATTGAAGAAGTTCAAAATTTTTTAATTAAAGAAATAAGACTTCCTCATAAGGCATGGTGGTTTTCTATTACTGGCCAAGTGAAAAAACATCTTGAATTGGCCGAAGAAAATAACAAAATAATTCAAGAAATCATTGAAGAGAGAGTTAATTCAAAAAGCGAGATCAATGACTTGCTTAATATGCTTCTTGAAACCAGATATGAAGATACCGGTGAAGGAATGTCTGTTAAGCAATTAATAGATGAAATAAAAATCCTTTTTATTGCAGGACATGAAACTACTGCAAATGCATTGACTTTTACGCTGCATTTACTCGGCAATTCTCCTGATGTACAAGAAAAAGTATTTGAAGAAATTACTAAAATAGAATTGGAAACTTATGATGTTGTAGAGCAGCTTCAAAAAATGACGTATACAAACGCAGTTTTAAATGAGTCTATGCGATTATATCCACCTGCTTGGATAACAGATAGACAGAACGTTGAAGATGATACTTTAGCTGGATTTAATATAAAAAAAGGTACTTTAATTGGTGTTTCTTTTTATGAATTACATCGAAATCCCAAATATTGGGAAAATCCAAATGTTTTTAATCCAGATCGTTTTTTAGGAGAACAAAAAAAGCAGTCTATGCAATATTTCTATCCTTTTGGCGCTGGACCACGAATGTGTATTGGTGCTGGTTTTGCCATTTACGAAATGTGTCTTGCTATTTCTTATATAGTTAAAAAATACAAAATTATTTCTGCTGGGAATGCTGTGAATTTTAATCCGTTAATTACATTAAAACCTGTTGGAATAGAAGTTACTTTTTCTAAAAGATAA
- the queG gene encoding tRNA epoxyqueuosine(34) reductase QueG has translation MINSKEKYSNFIKAEAKRLGFLSCGISKAGFLEQEAPRLEKWLNNNHNGQMAYMENHFDKRLDPTLLVDDGKSVVSLLLNYYPESSQNDESFKISKYAYGQDYHFVIKDKLKEFLHSIQENIGEVSGRAFVDSAPVLDKAWAAKSGLGWIGKNSNLITQRVGSFYFIAELIIDLELEYDHAVTDHCGSCTACIDACPTQAIVAPYVVDGSKCISYYTIELKENIPYDMKGKFDEWMFGCDTCQDVCPWNRFSKPHSEPLFNPNPDLLSFTKKDWIEITEETFKLVFKNSPIKRTKFDGLKRNIKFLQ, from the coding sequence ATGATTAATTCTAAAGAGAAATATTCGAATTTTATAAAAGCCGAAGCTAAAAGACTCGGCTTTCTTTCTTGTGGAATATCGAAAGCGGGATTTTTAGAACAGGAAGCACCGAGACTTGAAAAGTGGTTAAATAATAATCATAACGGTCAAATGGCGTATATGGAAAACCATTTTGATAAACGTTTAGATCCTACCTTATTAGTTGATGATGGTAAAAGTGTAGTATCACTTTTATTGAACTACTATCCAGAATCATCACAGAATGATGAGAGTTTTAAGATTTCGAAATATGCCTACGGTCAGGATTATCATTTTGTAATTAAAGATAAATTAAAAGAGTTTCTTCACTCTATTCAAGAAAACATTGGAGAAGTTTCCGGACGCGCTTTTGTTGATTCGGCGCCTGTTTTAGATAAAGCGTGGGCAGCTAAAAGCGGCTTAGGATGGATTGGAAAAAACAGTAATTTGATTACTCAAAGAGTGGGGTCTTTTTACTTTATAGCTGAATTAATTATTGATTTAGAGCTCGAATATGACCATGCAGTAACAGATCATTGCGGCTCGTGTACAGCCTGTATCGATGCTTGTCCGACTCAGGCAATTGTTGCACCTTATGTTGTAGATGGGAGCAAATGCATTTCTTATTACACCATCGAATTAAAAGAGAATATTCCTTATGATATGAAAGGAAAATTTGATGAGTGGATGTTTGGCTGCGATACCTGCCAAGATGTTTGTCCGTGGAATAGATTTTCTAAACCTCACTCAGAACCCTTATTTAACCCAAATCCAGATTTACTTTCTTTTACTAAAAAAGACTGGATTGAAATAACGGAAGAAACGTTTAAACTTGTTTTTAAAAATTCCCCTATTAAAAGAACCAAATTTGATGGTCTTAAACGTAATATCAAGTTTTTACAATAA